In the genome of Candidatus Nealsonbacteria bacterium, the window TCCGGCGCAGGATGAGGATGAATATAGGCGCAAATCTTTCCGTTGGCAACGGCCATTAAGGAAGCTGTAGCACAAAGCCTTATTTGAGGATAAAGACTTATTTTTTTAAGCTTCGGCAATAAAGAGAGAACGACTTCGGATTCTTTTCCCCAATCAGTCCAAATTTGAGCTTCGGCAAGACGGCTATCTTTTCTTACGCCTAAGGATACGTTGCCCTTTACGATTATTTCATTTTCGTATACGCCAATTGTTTGATTTAATGCTGGCAGACAGACTACGCCTAGTTTGGTTTTTCGATTTTCTACCAAGGCAATAGAAACTCCCCATAGAGAATCTTGATGGAAAAAATTAACGGTTCCGTCTAAAGGATCCACTACCCAAATTTTTCCTTTGTTTATTGAATGTTCGCCATTCTCTTCGGAAAAAATAGGAATTTGCGAAGCAACGCTTTTAAGTCTTGCTCCGACAAGCTTGTCTGATTTAAAGTCAGCGTCTGTTAAAAAATCTTTTCTGTTTTTTTTTAATTCCCGGACATTTTTCTGAAATTTTAAAAGAACTTCGCCGGCTTCTTCAGCAATCTCGATTATTTTACCCAAAAAAATACTTTCTTTCATTTTTTTTACTCCTTTTTCAACTGTTAAAAATTATAATACATTAATTAAAAAAATCAAGCCATCTGCTAAAAAAGCTTGTCCGTCTCCGTCTCCGTCTTCGCCTTCGTCTTCGCCAACTGGCGGAGGCGGTTTTTTTCTCTCTTAGTTGCACAACATTACAATATTGACAAATATTAAATAACATAATATGATTTTTAAGTTGCTTAAAAGGAGGTTTTTATGAAGACAGAAA includes:
- a CDS encoding inositol monophosphatase, encoding MKESIFLGKIIEIAEEAGEVLLKFQKNVRELKKNRKDFLTDADFKSDKLVGARLKSVASQIPIFSEENGEHSINKGKIWVVDPLDGTVNFFHQDSLWGVSIALVENRKTKLGVVCLPALNQTIGVYENEIIVKGNVSLGVRKDSRLAEAQIWTDWGKESEVVLSLLPKLKKISLYPQIRLCATASLMAVANGKICAYIHPHPAPEDFAAAALIVEKVGGKVTDLNNDPWDVFSSSIIASNGILHEQILEGIGSI